Proteins encoded together in one Pseudoroseomonas cervicalis window:
- a CDS encoding VOC family protein: MRFAVDRLDHLVITCRDVEISASWYQRVLGMDREAFGEQRRTALKFGGQKINLRPQTATQEEWFTGPAAAPGGQDLCFVVAVTAQDVIAHLHECGVTVELGPVPKAGALGPITSVYCRDPDENLIEIATYGPRA, translated from the coding sequence ATGCGTTTCGCGGTCGATCGCCTGGACCACCTGGTCATCACCTGCCGGGATGTCGAGATCAGCGCCTCCTGGTACCAGCGCGTCCTCGGCATGGACCGCGAGGCCTTCGGCGAGCAGCGCCGCACCGCGCTGAAATTCGGCGGGCAGAAGATCAACCTCCGCCCGCAGACGGCGACGCAGGAGGAATGGTTCACCGGCCCGGCGGCGGCGCCGGGCGGGCAGGATCTGTGCTTTGTCGTCGCCGTCACGGCGCAGGACGTCATCGCCCATCTGCATGAATGCGGCGTGACGGTGGAGCTGGGGCCGGTGCCGAAGGCCGGGGCGCTCGGCCCCATCACCTCGGTCTATTGCCGCGACCCCGATGAGAACCTGATCGAGATCGCGACCTACGGCCCCCGGGCCTGA
- a CDS encoding glycerol dehydrogenase, whose translation MVTTSIFPGRYVQGAGALDLLGEEAARLGRKPLALVDRSVAGLVTGALHAKDGAPFDREEFGGECSEPEIARLQAIAKQRGSDLVIGIGGGKALDTAKALAHALGAPVIILPTLASTDAPCSALSVIYTPEGAFHRYLFLPQNPQVVLVDSALIARAPARFLVAGMGDALSTWFEAEDCRIKGAGNMTGRPGGAAAHALARLCYDTLLDYGEQALRACERQVVTPALERIIEANTLLSGLGFESGGLSAAHAIHNGLTKLHGTHSYWHGEKVAIGTQALAILGNRPPSLIDEVYDFCSRVGLPTTLAGIGLGEAEDAELLQAAEAACAPGETIHNAPYPVSPQSVLAALRAGDAIGQGF comes from the coding sequence ATGGTCACCACCAGCATCTTCCCCGGCCGCTACGTCCAGGGCGCCGGCGCCCTCGATCTGCTGGGCGAGGAAGCCGCCCGCCTTGGCCGCAAGCCCCTCGCCCTGGTCGACCGGTCGGTCGCCGGCCTGGTCACCGGCGCGCTGCACGCCAAGGATGGCGCTCCCTTCGACCGGGAGGAATTCGGCGGCGAATGCTCCGAGCCGGAAATCGCCCGGCTGCAGGCCATCGCGAAGCAGCGCGGCAGCGACCTGGTCATCGGCATCGGCGGCGGCAAGGCGCTCGACACCGCCAAGGCCCTGGCCCACGCCCTGGGCGCGCCGGTCATCATCCTGCCGACCCTGGCCTCGACCGACGCGCCCTGCAGCGCCCTCTCGGTCATCTACACGCCGGAAGGCGCCTTCCACCGCTACCTCTTCCTGCCGCAGAACCCGCAAGTGGTGCTGGTGGACAGCGCGCTGATCGCCCGCGCCCCCGCCCGCTTCCTGGTGGCCGGCATGGGCGACGCGCTCTCCACCTGGTTCGAGGCGGAGGATTGCCGCATCAAGGGCGCCGGCAACATGACCGGACGGCCCGGCGGCGCCGCCGCCCATGCGCTGGCCCGGCTCTGCTACGACACGCTGCTGGACTATGGCGAACAGGCGCTGCGCGCCTGCGAGCGCCAGGTCGTCACCCCGGCGCTGGAGCGCATCATCGAGGCCAACACCCTGCTCTCCGGCCTCGGCTTCGAAAGCGGCGGCCTCTCGGCGGCGCATGCCATCCACAACGGGCTGACCAAGCTGCACGGCACCCACAGCTACTGGCACGGGGAGAAGGTGGCGATCGGCACCCAGGCCCTGGCCATCCTGGGCAACCGGCCGCCCTCGCTGATCGACGAGGTCTATGATTTCTGCAGCCGCGTCGGCCTGCCCACCACCCTGGCCGGGATCGGCCTGGGCGAGGCAGAGGACGCCGAATTGCTGCAGGCCGCCGAGGCCGCCTGCGCGCCCGGCGAGACCATCCACAACGCGCCCTACCCGGTCTCGCCCCAATCCGTGCTGGCGGCGCTGCGGGCGGGGGATGCGATCGGGCAAGGGTTCTGA
- a CDS encoding fumarate hydratase, translating to MPVSQRPESFRYSPMLPLGADQTPYRKLDIGGVKVIEVEGRKVLKVAPHTLEQLAFTACKEVSHFLRPGHLQQLSNILKDPEASANDRFVALDLLKNASIAAGGVLPMCQDTGTAIVFGKKGQRVWVEGDEEEALSYGVHRTYTETNLRYSQMAPLSMFEEVNTGNNLPVQFDIYASPGEYKADEFHMMFVLKGGGSANKTFLFQQTRAVLNKDKLLKFLEEKIKTLGTSACPPYHLAIVIGGTSAETTLKTVKLASTRYLDELPATGDKSGHGLRDRELEAEVHKLTQNLGIGAQFGGKYFCHDVRVIRLPRHGASLPIGIGVSCSADRQIKAKITPEGVFLEALEHDPARFLPETTDEILGGEVVKLDLNRPMAEIRAELSKHPVKTRVSLTGTIVVARDIAHAKLQERLDRGEGLPQYLKDHPVYYAGPAKTPEGMPTGSFGPTTAGRMDSYVAAFQAAGGSLVMLAKGNRSKAVTNACKQYGGFYLGSVGGPAARLAQDCIRKVEVLEYPELGMEAVWRIEVEDFPAFIVVDDKGNDFYDGLE from the coding sequence ATGCCCGTCTCGCAGCGGCCGGAGAGCTTCCGCTACAGCCCGATGCTGCCGCTCGGCGCCGACCAGACGCCCTATCGCAAGCTCGACATCGGCGGCGTGAAGGTGATCGAGGTCGAGGGCCGCAAGGTGCTGAAGGTCGCGCCCCACACGCTGGAGCAGCTGGCCTTCACCGCCTGCAAGGAGGTCAGCCACTTCCTCCGCCCCGGCCATCTGCAGCAGCTCTCGAACATCCTGAAGGACCCCGAGGCCAGCGCGAATGACCGCTTCGTGGCGCTCGACCTGCTGAAGAACGCCTCGATCGCCGCCGGCGGCGTGCTGCCCATGTGCCAGGACACCGGCACCGCCATCGTCTTCGGCAAGAAGGGCCAGCGCGTCTGGGTCGAGGGCGATGAGGAGGAGGCGCTCTCCTACGGCGTCCACCGCACCTACACCGAGACCAATCTGCGCTACTCGCAGATGGCGCCGCTCTCGATGTTCGAGGAGGTGAACACCGGCAACAACCTGCCCGTCCAGTTCGACATCTATGCCTCGCCCGGCGAGTACAAGGCCGACGAGTTCCACATGATGTTCGTCCTCAAGGGCGGCGGCTCGGCCAACAAGACCTTCCTGTTCCAGCAGACCCGCGCCGTGCTGAACAAGGACAAGCTGCTGAAGTTCCTGGAAGAGAAGATCAAGACGCTGGGCACCTCGGCCTGCCCGCCCTACCATCTGGCGATCGTCATCGGCGGCACCTCGGCCGAGACGACGCTGAAGACCGTCAAGCTCGCCTCCACCCGCTATCTCGACGAGCTGCCGGCCACCGGCGACAAATCCGGCCACGGCCTGCGCGACCGCGAGCTGGAGGCCGAGGTCCACAAGCTGACGCAGAATCTTGGCATCGGCGCGCAGTTCGGCGGCAAGTATTTCTGCCATGACGTGCGGGTCATCCGCCTGCCGCGGCATGGCGCGTCGCTGCCGATCGGCATCGGCGTCTCCTGCTCGGCCGACCGCCAGATCAAGGCCAAGATCACGCCGGAGGGCGTGTTCCTGGAGGCGCTGGAGCACGACCCGGCCCGCTTCCTGCCCGAGACCACGGATGAGATCCTGGGCGGCGAGGTGGTCAAGCTCGACCTCAACCGCCCGATGGCCGAGATCCGCGCCGAGCTGTCGAAGCACCCGGTGAAGACCCGCGTCTCGCTGACCGGCACCATCGTGGTCGCCCGCGACATCGCCCATGCCAAGCTGCAGGAGCGCCTCGACCGCGGCGAGGGCCTGCCGCAATACCTGAAGGACCACCCGGTCTATTACGCCGGCCCGGCCAAGACGCCGGAGGGCATGCCGACCGGCTCCTTCGGCCCCACCACCGCCGGGCGCATGGACAGCTATGTGGCCGCCTTCCAGGCCGCCGGCGGCTCCCTGGTGATGCTGGCCAAGGGCAACCGCTCCAAGGCGGTGACCAATGCCTGCAAGCAGTATGGCGGCTTCTACCTCGGCTCGGTCGGCGGGCCGGCGGCGCGCCTGGCCCAGGACTGCATCCGCAAGGTCGAGGTGCTGGAATATCCCGAGCTCGGCATGGAGGCGGTCTGGCGCATCGAGGTCGAGGATTTCCCCGCCTTCATCGTCGTCGACGACAAGGGCAACGACTTCTATGACGGGCTGGAGTGA
- the hflK gene encoding FtsH protease activity modulator HflK, which translates to MIRQAQAALRRYLPFGGGGGSGKWLAIGAAALLVVWGASGFYRVQPDEQGVVMRFGAFNRTTQPGLNYRLPWPVESVTTPRVTRINRIDIGFRAANDTPLTRPVSARDVLEESLMLTGDENIIDIDFAVFWRIRDAGEYLFNTRNPDQTVKSAAESVMREVVGQTPIQPALTEARADIETRVRTGVQFILDQYGSGIELTQVQLLKVDPPTEVIDTFRDVQRANADRERMRNQAEAFRNEIIPQARGEGQRMIQEAEGFRESTVARARGEAARFVSVLTAYQTAKDVTVRRIYMETMEEILRRNPKLVIDDRLQGVVPYLPLDGSASGAAPRQPGNGGATPPVPPAALGATPAPRAPQGGAR; encoded by the coding sequence GTGATCCGCCAGGCGCAGGCGGCGCTGCGGCGCTACCTGCCCTTCGGTGGCGGTGGCGGCAGCGGCAAATGGCTGGCGATCGGCGCCGCGGCGCTGCTGGTGGTCTGGGGCGCCAGCGGCTTCTACCGCGTGCAGCCGGACGAGCAGGGCGTGGTGATGCGCTTCGGCGCCTTCAACCGCACCACCCAGCCGGGCCTGAACTACCGGCTGCCCTGGCCGGTGGAGAGCGTGACCACGCCGCGCGTGACCCGCATCAACCGCATCGATATCGGCTTCCGCGCGGCGAATGACACGCCGCTGACCCGGCCCGTCTCCGCCCGCGACGTGCTGGAGGAGAGCCTGATGCTGACCGGCGACGAGAACATCATCGATATCGACTTCGCGGTGTTCTGGCGCATCCGCGATGCCGGCGAGTATCTGTTCAACACCCGCAACCCGGACCAGACGGTGAAGTCGGCGGCCGAGAGCGTGATGCGCGAGGTGGTCGGCCAGACGCCGATCCAGCCGGCGCTGACCGAGGCGCGCGCCGATATCGAGACGCGGGTGCGCACCGGCGTGCAGTTCATCCTGGACCAGTATGGCTCGGGCATCGAGCTGACCCAGGTGCAGCTGCTGAAGGTCGACCCGCCGACCGAGGTGATCGACACCTTCCGCGACGTGCAGCGCGCCAATGCCGACCGCGAGCGCATGCGCAACCAGGCCGAGGCCTTCCGCAACGAGATCATCCCGCAGGCCCGCGGCGAGGGCCAGCGCATGATCCAGGAGGCCGAGGGCTTCCGCGAAAGCACCGTCGCCCGCGCCCGCGGTGAGGCGGCGCGCTTCGTCAGCGTGCTGACCGCCTACCAGACGGCCAAGGACGTGACGGTGCGCCGGATCTACATGGAGACGATGGAGGAGATCCTGCGCCGCAACCCGAAGCTGGTGATCGACGACCGGCTGCAGGGCGTGGTGCCCTATCTGCCGCTCGATGGCAGCGCCTCCGGCGCCGCGCCGCGCCAGCCCGGCAATGGCGGCGCCACGCCGCCGGTGCCGCCGGCCGCGCTCGGGGCCACACCCGCGCCCCGCGCCCCGCAGGGAGGTGCCCGATGA
- the thyX gene encoding FAD-dependent thymidylate synthase, with amino-acid sequence MELTAAQRQELSEAQAARAETRRPTVPALEAMLFEPLPVLDHGFVRVIDYMGDDAAVVQAARVSYGRGTRAANEDRGLIRYLMRHWHSTPFEMCEIKFHVKLPIFVARQWIRHRTANVNEYSARYSIMDREFYLPAPQQLAAQSAVNRQGRGEVLLEGAEAAEVLELLRQDATRNYDHYQAMMNLDEAGNTIDPGRQGLARELARMNLTLNAYTQWYWKTDLHNLLHFLRLRADPHAQYEIRVYAEAMMGVLEAWVPAVAEAFRDYRLGAVSLSAQMLGVVKRLLAGEAVTQEGSGLSKREWRELMEQLGRPA; translated from the coding sequence ATGGAACTCACCGCCGCGCAGCGTCAGGAACTTTCGGAAGCGCAGGCGGCGCGGGCGGAGACGCGCCGCCCCACCGTGCCGGCGCTGGAGGCGATGCTGTTCGAGCCGCTGCCGGTGCTCGACCACGGCTTCGTCCGCGTCATCGACTATATGGGCGATGATGCGGCGGTGGTGCAGGCGGCGCGGGTGTCCTATGGCCGCGGCACGCGCGCGGCGAATGAGGATCGCGGGCTGATCCGCTACCTGATGCGGCACTGGCACTCGACCCCCTTCGAGATGTGCGAGATCAAGTTCCATGTGAAGCTGCCGATCTTCGTGGCGCGCCAGTGGATCCGCCACCGCACGGCGAATGTGAACGAGTATTCCGCGCGCTATTCCATCATGGACCGGGAATTCTACCTGCCGGCGCCGCAGCAGCTGGCGGCGCAATCCGCCGTCAACCGGCAGGGCCGCGGCGAGGTGCTGCTGGAAGGCGCCGAGGCGGCCGAGGTGCTGGAGCTGCTGCGCCAGGACGCCACGCGCAATTACGACCACTACCAGGCGATGATGAACCTGGACGAGGCCGGCAACACCATCGACCCGGGCCGGCAGGGGCTGGCGCGCGAGCTGGCGCGGATGAACCTGACGCTGAACGCCTACACCCAGTGGTACTGGAAGACCGATCTGCACAATCTGCTGCATTTCCTGCGGCTGCGCGCCGATCCGCACGCCCAGTACGAGATCCGCGTCTATGCCGAGGCGATGATGGGCGTGCTGGAGGCCTGGGTGCCGGCGGTGGCCGAGGCCTTCCGCGACTATCGCCTGGGCGCCGTCAGCCTCTCGGCGCAGATGCTCGGCGTGGTGAAGCGGCTGCTGGCCGGCGAGGCGGTGACGCAGGAGGGCAGCGGCCTGTCGAAGCGGGAATGGCGCGAGCTGATGGAGCAGCTCGGCCGCCCCGCCTGA
- a CDS encoding ribbon-helix-helix domain-containing protein, translated as MTGRHLLKRSFTLAGHRTSVALEAPFWSVLEGLARAEGITLSALVQRIDAARAEPDLPLASALRVEALLKRP; from the coding sequence ATGACCGGACGACATCTGCTGAAGCGCTCCTTCACCCTGGCCGGGCACCGCACCAGCGTGGCGCTGGAAGCGCCCTTCTGGTCGGTGCTGGAAGGCCTGGCCAGGGCGGAGGGCATCACCCTCTCCGCCCTGGTGCAGCGCATCGACGCGGCGCGGGCCGAGCCCGATCTGCCGCTGGCCAGCGCCCTGCGGGTCGAGGCGCTGCTGAAGCGGCCCTGA
- a CDS encoding Mrp/NBP35 family ATP-binding protein, with the protein MSDTLAAAVRTALAQLRDPQTGQDLVSSGMLQGLSARDGLVQFALSVPRERARSLEPLRAEAERAAAAVPGVLSATCVLTAHRDVPGGAGGGPAPSGDSHGHDHAHHGHAHGPAAGPAPGMARASRPAPGQGPMLLPEVGAIIAVASGKGGVGKSTTAVNLAVALAADGLQVGLLDADIYGPSLPQMLGTRDKPRATGGRIIPLSRWGLKAMSIGFLVEEETPMIWRGPMVMGALEQMLGQVEWGKLDVLVVDMPPGTGDAQLTMSQRVPLAGAVIVSTPQDVALIDARRGIRMFEKVNVPVLGLIENMSFYCCPNCGHTANIFGHGGARAEAGRMGVEFLGELPLKLEIRELADAGTPIVMARPDSHEAGAYRAIAARLRQKLADRAPAGPRITIE; encoded by the coding sequence ATGTCAGACACTCTGGCGGCCGCCGTGCGCACGGCCCTGGCCCAGCTGCGGGACCCGCAGACGGGGCAGGACCTGGTCTCCTCCGGCATGCTGCAGGGGCTGTCGGCGCGGGACGGGCTGGTGCAGTTCGCCCTCTCCGTCCCGCGCGAGCGCGCCCGCAGCCTGGAGCCGCTGCGCGCCGAGGCCGAGCGCGCCGCCGCCGCGGTGCCCGGCGTGCTGTCCGCCACCTGCGTGCTGACGGCGCATCGCGACGTGCCGGGCGGCGCTGGCGGCGGGCCTGCGCCCAGCGGAGATTCGCATGGGCATGACCATGCCCATCACGGCCATGCGCATGGCCCGGCCGCCGGCCCCGCGCCCGGCATGGCGCGCGCCAGCCGCCCCGCCCCCGGCCAGGGCCCGATGCTGCTGCCCGAGGTCGGCGCCATCATCGCGGTGGCCTCCGGCAAAGGCGGCGTCGGCAAATCCACCACGGCGGTGAACCTGGCGGTGGCGCTGGCCGCCGACGGGCTGCAGGTCGGGCTGCTGGATGCCGACATCTACGGCCCCTCCCTGCCGCAGATGCTGGGCACGCGCGACAAGCCGCGCGCCACGGGCGGCCGCATCATCCCGCTCTCCCGCTGGGGGCTGAAGGCGATGTCGATCGGCTTCCTGGTCGAGGAGGAGACGCCGATGATCTGGCGCGGGCCCATGGTGATGGGCGCGCTGGAGCAGATGCTGGGCCAGGTGGAGTGGGGGAAGCTCGACGTGCTGGTGGTCGACATGCCGCCCGGCACCGGCGACGCCCAGCTGACCATGAGCCAGCGCGTGCCGCTGGCGGGTGCCGTCATCGTCTCCACCCCGCAGGATGTGGCGCTGATCGATGCGCGCCGCGGCATCCGCATGTTCGAGAAGGTGAACGTCCCCGTTCTCGGGCTGATCGAGAACATGTCCTTCTACTGCTGCCCGAATTGCGGCCACACCGCGAACATCTTCGGCCATGGCGGCGCCCGCGCCGAGGCCGGGCGCATGGGCGTGGAGTTCCTGGGCGAGCTGCCGCTGAAGCTCGAGATCCGCGAGCTGGCCGATGCCGGCACGCCGATCGTCATGGCCCGCCCCGACAGCCATGAGGCCGGCGCCTATCGCGCCATCGCCGCACGGCTGCGGCAAAAGCTGGCCGACCGCGCCCCGGCCGGGCCGCGCATCACCATCGAATAA
- a CDS encoding SspB family protein, whose translation MTDETRQAESLLPYDRWTEDAMREVALRALEHVGEHGLPGEHHFYLTFRTDRPGVAIPSHLKARYPEEMTIVLQHQFWDLKVDRQKGLVSAGLSFGGVPATLVIPIAAITAFWDPHVRVGLRFPSAEQAADGAAEPAAPAEPPPMAEQADAAPAPAEPEGPAQIVSLDAFRRRPARD comes from the coding sequence ATGACGGATGAGACCAGGCAGGCCGAAAGCCTGCTTCCCTATGACCGCTGGACCGAGGACGCGATGCGCGAGGTCGCGCTGCGCGCGCTCGAGCATGTGGGCGAGCACGGCCTGCCCGGCGAGCATCATTTCTACCTGACCTTCCGCACCGACCGCCCGGGCGTCGCCATCCCGAGCCACCTCAAGGCCCGCTACCCGGAGGAGATGACCATCGTCCTCCAGCACCAGTTCTGGGACCTGAAGGTGGACCGGCAGAAGGGCCTGGTCAGCGCCGGCCTGTCCTTCGGCGGCGTGCCGGCGACGCTGGTCATCCCGATCGCCGCCATCACCGCCTTCTGGGACCCGCATGTGCGCGTCGGGCTGCGCTTCCCCTCGGCCGAGCAGGCCGCGGATGGCGCCGCCGAACCCGCCGCCCCCGCCGAGCCGCCGCCGATGGCCGAACAGGCCGACGCCGCCCCCGCCCCGGCCGAACCCGAGGGCCCGGCGCAGATCGTCAGCCTCGACGCCTTCCGCCGCCGCCCGGCGCGCGACTGA
- a CDS encoding AsmA family protein, whose protein sequence is MAEAGAQPPAGGRRGRRALLAALLALPPLVLAGLWYGPRLTDWNEHRDRLAILAAGRLGQRVTLAGPVQLTLLPQPMLEAGGVTIGGPEDDISIRARALRLRLDLPALLRLRLEPREVALVGAEIRLPWPPVPAGGQPFRPPPWLTGLQGRIQDSRVTIGQLVLERVEADLAAASASEALRIQGRFRWRQTDLEFDTTLGRAGWDGIAPLALTVSGARASASASGVLLPEGGFEGTLQGGGSDLSALLPAPAGSFRLRGRLAASADLLTADELALDLGGSPARGVATLRLAPMPRLDLALVTGRVELDPWLAALRGAGTLPLPFGLDLSAEAAGFRGLTLRRLRGAAFLEGDRLTLSDVGAVLPGETEIELSGTTTTARAAAPQGQGQGQGPGQGQTQNQNQNPAPPGRLEAAVQFRGATLRATLLALGLPLEGADPARLRQGEGRFRLVLDEAQAAVPEFTATLDGGRVSGAGVWRFGSRPALGLGLTLESLPLDGWLAPGTLRGLGWAGLQQRLAGLDANLRLSAERASWNGIPIQGLSADASLENGRVTARRLSGRVAESDVSLSGVLHFGGAQGSQAGGQGGGGQAGGQAGAPAGNPALPRLADVALEVSSPSAAPLLALLPGPWPDQVPLAGAGLALRAAGSGPVNALVLRAGLDFGDVRAEAQGSLDLTAPRYAGTLTLRHPGAPRLLAEGFGLAPPPWLGEGSLSLVSSLALGPQELSAESFDLVAAGLRLGGQLTLSRPNGVPRLSGRLAAERLPLPWPDLASREPLPLDALEGWEAELALAAQSLEPAGFAAIGPVAATLRLRQRSLSLEGLQLQLMGGRFAGQLRLEGGATPPGLALQGRLEGLSLAAPLTGLPVDLTGGRLDAEADLRATGFSPAALLATLGGTGRVALRDGVLAGADWRAALEASARDSLASAEAGLRAALSDGATAFEAAELGLRLENGRAVLENGRMAVAEAPLIALSGEVDLARRGMDLLMAAQEGEAPAFGLRLIGPLPAPRRVPELAEWLRWRAAR, encoded by the coding sequence ATGGCGGAGGCGGGCGCGCAACCGCCGGCCGGGGGGCGGCGCGGCAGGCGCGCGCTGCTGGCCGCGCTGCTGGCGCTGCCGCCTTTGGTGCTGGCCGGGCTGTGGTACGGCCCGCGCCTGACCGACTGGAACGAGCATCGCGACCGGCTGGCCATCCTGGCCGCCGGCCGCCTCGGCCAACGCGTCACTCTGGCCGGGCCGGTGCAGCTCACCCTGTTGCCGCAGCCCATGCTGGAGGCCGGCGGCGTCACCATCGGCGGGCCGGAGGACGACATCTCGATCCGCGCCCGCGCGCTGCGGCTGCGGCTCGATTTGCCGGCGCTGCTGCGGCTGCGGCTGGAGCCGCGCGAGGTGGCGCTGGTCGGCGCCGAGATCCGCCTGCCCTGGCCGCCCGTGCCGGCCGGCGGCCAGCCCTTCCGCCCGCCGCCCTGGCTGACCGGGCTGCAGGGCCGCATCCAGGATTCGCGCGTCACCATCGGCCAGCTGGTGCTGGAGCGGGTGGAGGCCGACCTCGCCGCCGCCTCGGCCAGCGAGGCGCTGCGCATCCAGGGCCGGTTCCGCTGGCGGCAGACCGATCTGGAATTCGACACCACCCTGGGCCGCGCCGGCTGGGACGGCATCGCGCCGCTGGCGCTGACCGTCTCCGGCGCCCGCGCCTCGGCCTCGGCCAGCGGGGTGCTGCTGCCGGAGGGCGGCTTCGAGGGCACGCTGCAGGGCGGCGGCAGCGACCTCTCGGCGCTGCTGCCGGCGCCGGCCGGCAGTTTCCGCCTGCGCGGGCGGCTCGCCGCCAGCGCCGATCTGCTGACGGCGGATGAGCTGGCGCTCGATCTCGGCGGCAGCCCGGCGCGCGGGGTCGCCACGCTGCGCCTGGCGCCGATGCCGCGGCTGGATCTCGCCCTTGTCACCGGGCGGGTGGAGCTGGATCCCTGGCTGGCCGCGCTGCGCGGCGCCGGCACCCTGCCGCTGCCCTTCGGCCTCGACCTCTCGGCCGAGGCGGCGGGGTTCCGCGGCCTGACGCTGCGCCGGCTGCGCGGCGCCGCCTTCCTGGAAGGCGACCGGCTGACGCTCTCCGATGTCGGCGCCGTGCTGCCGGGCGAGACCGAGATCGAGCTCTCCGGCACCACCACCACCGCCCGCGCCGCGGCGCCCCAGGGGCAGGGCCAGGGGCAGGGGCCGGGGCAGGGCCAGACTCAAAATCAGAACCAGAACCCGGCGCCGCCGGGGCGGCTGGAGGCGGCGGTGCAGTTCCGCGGCGCCACGCTGCGCGCCACGCTGCTGGCGCTCGGCCTGCCGCTGGAGGGCGCCGACCCGGCCCGGCTGCGCCAGGGCGAGGGGCGTTTCCGCCTGGTGCTGGACGAGGCCCAGGCGGCGGTGCCGGAATTCACCGCGACGCTGGATGGCGGCCGGGTCTCCGGCGCCGGGGTGTGGCGCTTCGGCAGCCGCCCGGCGCTCGGCCTCGGCCTGACGCTGGAGAGCCTGCCGCTGGATGGCTGGCTGGCCCCCGGCACGCTGCGCGGCCTGGGCTGGGCCGGGCTGCAGCAGCGCCTGGCCGGGCTCGACGCCAATCTGCGCCTCTCGGCCGAGCGGGCCAGCTGGAACGGCATCCCGATCCAGGGCCTCTCCGCCGATGCCTCGCTGGAGAATGGCCGGGTGACGGCGCGGCGCCTGTCGGGGCGCGTCGCCGAGAGCGATGTCAGCCTCTCCGGCGTGCTGCATTTCGGCGGCGCCCAGGGCAGCCAGGCGGGGGGCCAGGGTGGCGGGGGCCAGGCGGGCGGCCAGGCCGGCGCCCCCGCCGGCAACCCGGCCCTGCCGCGGCTGGCCGATGTCGCGCTGGAGGTCAGCAGCCCCAGCGCCGCGCCGCTGCTGGCGCTGCTGCCCGGCCCCTGGCCGGATCAGGTGCCGCTGGCCGGCGCCGGGCTGGCCCTGCGCGCCGCCGGCAGCGGCCCGGTCAACGCCCTGGTGCTGCGCGCCGGGCTCGATTTCGGCGATGTGCGGGCCGAGGCGCAGGGCAGCCTCGACCTCACCGCGCCGCGCTATGCGGGGACGCTGACGCTGCGCCACCCCGGCGCGCCGCGCCTGCTGGCCGAGGGCTTCGGCCTGGCCCCGCCGCCCTGGCTGGGGGAGGGCTCGCTCTCCCTGGTCTCCAGCCTGGCGCTGGGGCCGCAGGAGCTGTCGGCGGAGAGTTTCGACCTGGTCGCCGCCGGGCTGCGGCTGGGCGGGCAGCTGACCCTGTCGCGCCCCAATGGCGTGCCGCGCCTGTCCGGCCGGCTGGCGGCGGAGCGGCTGCCGCTGCCCTGGCCCGACCTCGCCTCGCGCGAGCCGCTGCCGCTGGACGCGCTGGAGGGCTGGGAGGCGGAGCTGGCGCTGGCGGCGCAGAGCCTGGAGCCGGCGGGCTTCGCCGCCATCGGCCCGGTCGCCGCCACGCTGCGGCTGCGCCAGCGCAGCCTGTCGCTGGAGGGGCTGCAACTGCAGCTGATGGGCGGCCGCTTCGCCGGCCAGCTGCGGCTGGAGGGCGGCGCCACCCCGCCGGGCCTCGCCCTGCAGGGCCGGCTGGAGGGGCTGTCCCTGGCCGCGCCGCTGACCGGCCTGCCGGTCGACCTGACCGGCGGCAGGCTGGATGCCGAGGCCGATCTGCGCGCCACCGGCTTCAGCCCGGCGGCGCTGCTGGCCACCCTCGGCGGCACCGGCCGCGTGGCGCTGCGCGATGGCGTGCTGGCGGGGGCCGATTGGCGCGCCGCGCTGGAGGCCTCGGCCCGCGACAGCCTGGCCTCGGCCGAGGCCGGATTGCGCGCAGCGCTGTCCGACGGTGCCACCGCCTTCGAGGCGGCGGAGCTGGGGCTGCGGCTGGAGAATGGCCGGGCGGTGCTGGAGAATGGCCGCATGGCGGTGGCCGAGGCGCCGCTGATCGCGCTATCGGGCGAGGTCGATCTGGCGCGGCGCGGCATGGATCTGCTGATGGCCGCGCAGGAGGGCGAGGCACCGGCCTTCGGCCTGCGGCTGATCGGCCCGCTGCCGGCGCCGCGGCGGGTGCCGGAGCTGGCGGAATGGCTGCGCTGGCGCGCGGCGCGCTGA
- a CDS encoding RidA family protein — translation MDRRLISSGSRFEEEIGYSRAVVAGDMVYVAGTTGYDYATMTIAEGVAEQCEQTFRNIQAALEQAGASMDDVVRATFIVPRREDWEPCWPVTRKWFARARPASTLIHAGLQTDAMRIEIEVTARLRAAPQDPVRGEGGQ, via the coding sequence ATGGATCGTCGCCTGATTTCCTCGGGCAGCCGCTTCGAGGAGGAGATCGGCTATTCCCGCGCCGTGGTGGCGGGCGACATGGTCTATGTCGCCGGCACCACCGGCTATGACTACGCGACCATGACCATCGCCGAGGGGGTCGCCGAGCAGTGCGAGCAGACCTTCCGCAACATCCAGGCGGCGCTGGAGCAGGCCGGCGCCAGCATGGATGATGTGGTGCGGGCCACCTTCATCGTGCCGCGGCGCGAGGATTGGGAGCCCTGCTGGCCGGTCACCCGGAAGTGGTTCGCCCGCGCCCGCCCGGCCTCCACCCTGATCCATGCCGGGCTGCAGACGGATGCGATGCGCATCGAGATCGAGGTGACGGCGCGGCTGCGCGCCGCGCCGCAGGACCCCGTGCGGGGCGAAGGGGGACAGTAG